In Aegilops tauschii subsp. strangulata cultivar AL8/78 chromosome 3, Aet v6.0, whole genome shotgun sequence, one genomic interval encodes:
- the LOC109777631 gene encoding purple acid phosphatase 15 yields MWMWKGSLPLLLLAAAVAAAAEPASTLEGPSRPVTVPLREDRGHAVDLPDTDPRVQRRVTGWAPEQIAVALSAAPTSAWVSWITGDFQMGGAVKPLDPGTVGSVVRYGLAADSLAREATGEALVYSQLYPFEGLQNYTSGIIHHVRILGLEPGTKYYYQCGDPAIPGAMSAVHAFRTMPDVGPRSYPGRIAVVGDLGLTYNTTSTVEHMASNQPDLVYANLYLTNGTGTDCYSCSFAKSTPIHETYQPRWDYWGRYMEPVTSSTPMMVVEGNHEIEQQIGNKTFAAYSARFAFPSMESESFSPFYYSFDAGGIHFIMLAAYADYSKSGEQYRWLEKDLAKVDRSVTPWLVAGWHAPWYSTYKAHYREAECMRVAMEELLYSYGLDIVFTGHVHAYERSNRVFNYTLDPCGAVHISVGDGGNREKMATTHADDPGRCPEPLSTPDDFMGGFCAFNFTSGPAAGSFCWDRQPDYSAYRESSFGHGILEVKNETYALWKWHRNQDLYQGAVGDEIYIVREPERCLLKSSIAAYF; encoded by the exons ATGTGGATGTGGAAGGGGTCGCTGCCGCTGCTTCTGctcgcggcggcggtggcggcggcggctgagcCGGCGTCGACGCTGGAGGGACCGTCGCGGCCGGTGACGGTGCCGCTGCGGGAAGACAGGGGCCACGCGGTGGACCTGCCGGACACGGACCCCCGGGTGCAGCGCCGGGTCACAGGCTGGGCTCCCGAGCAGATCGCCGTCGCGCTCTCCGCCGCTCCCACCTCCGCCTGGGTCTCCTGGATCACAG GGGATTTCCAGATGGGCGGCGCCGTCAAGCCGCTGGACCCCGGCACGGTCGGCAGCGTCGTGCGCTACGGCCTCGCCGCCGATTCTTTGGCCCGCGAGGCCACCGGCGAGGCGCTCGTGTACAGCCAGCTCTACCCCTTCGAGGGCCTCCAGAACTACACCTCCGGCATCATCCACCACGTCCGCATCCTAG GGCTGGAGCCTGGGACGAAGTACTACTACCAGTGCGGCGACCCGGCCATCCCGGGGGCGATGAGCGCCGTGCACGCGTTCCGAACGATGCCGGACGTCGGGCCGCGGAGCTACCCGGGGAGGATCGCCGTGGTCGGGGATCTCGGGCTCACGTACAACACCACCTCGACCGTGGAGCACATGGCGAGCAACCAGCCCGACCTGGTCTACGCCAACCTGTACCTGACCAACGGCACCGGAACGGACTGCTACTCCTGCTCCTTCGCCAAGTCCACGCCCATCCACGAGACGTACCAGCCGCGCTGGGATTACTGGGGAAGGTACATGGAGCCCGTGACGTCGAGCACGCCGATGATGGTGGTCGAAGGGAACCATGAGATCGAGCAGCAGATCGGCAACAAGACGTTCGCGGCTTACAGCGCGCGGTTCGCGTTCCCGTCGATGGAGAGCGAGTCCTTCTCCCCCTTCTACTACTCGTTCGACGCCGGCGGCATCCATTTCATCATGCTCGCTGCGTACGCTGACTACAGCAAATCAG GGGAGCAGTACAGATGGCTGGAGAAGGACCTGGCAAAGGTGGACAGATCGGTGACCCCATGGCTGGTCGCGGGCTGGCACGCGCCGTGGTACAGCACCTACAAGGCTCACTACAGGGAGGCGGAGTGCATGAGAGTGGCCATGGAGGAGCTGCTCTACTCCTACGGCCTCGACATCGTCTTCACGGGCCAT GTGCACGCGTACGAGCGCTCAAACCGGGTGTTCAACTACACGCTGGACCCGTGCGGCGCCGTGCACATCTCGGTGGGCGACGGCGGGAACCGCGAGAAGATGGCCACCACCCACGCCGACGACCCAGGGCGCTGCCCGGAGCCACTGTCCACGCCTGACGACTTCATGGGCGGCTTCTGCGCCTTCAACTTCACGTCCGGCCCGGCCGCCGGCAGCTTCTGCTGGGACCGGCAGCCGGACTACAGCGCCTACCGGGAGAGCAGCTTCGGCCACGGCATTCTTGAG GTGAAGAATGAGACGTACGCTCTCTGGAAATGGCACAGGAACCAGGATCTGTATCAAGGTGCTGTCGGAGATGAGATTTATATCGTCCGGGAGCCGGAAAGATGCCTGCTCAAATCGAGCATAGCGGCATACTTTTGA